Part of the Sinomonas atrocyanea genome is shown below.
GAGGCCGAGGAAGTCCGCGGCATCCCACACGATATAAAACGTGAGCCCCACGAGGGTCCCGGCCGCCGCGGCGAGGAGGAGCCGCTGGGCCCGCCAGCGGTCCGACCGGGCCGCGATGAGCACCACGAGGACCGCGACGCCGGCGGCGACCACGCCGCCCACGAAGGCCCCGTCGAGGATGTCGAGGCTGTAGAGCCAGTCCATGCCGCCTCCCGGCCCACGTCAGGGCGTACGGCCGGCGCCGGCCGGCGGCTCAGGGGGCCGTCTGCGCTGCGCGTCCGTCCTCGGGGCCGCCCCGCCGGGAGGCCTCGACCGCACCATACCCATCGGCATCATCATCGGCCGTCCAGTCGTCCTCGTCCAGCTCCACGAACTCGACGGTGGCGAGGACCGTCCCGTCCTCGGCGTCGACCATCGCGGCCTCGTCGCCCTCCTCCACCATCACGTACTCCCCCAGGTCGGTGGTGAAGCGCCACGCGAGGGCCTCGGCACCGCGGTGCACGTAGGCCGCGTCGGCGGCCGTGACGGCCACGAGCTCGTGGCCGGCGGCGTCGCACAGCTCGCGGATCACGAGCTCGTGGTCGGGCATGTCGCCCAGCCCGCTCCGGTCCTCTGCAGCCCGGCGCTCCTCGAGGTCGTCGATGAGCCCCACGCGGCGCGCGATCTCGTCCTCGATGCCGTCCTCGTCGAGGGCGAGCAGGCCCTCCTGGCCCCTGAGCCAGGCAGCGTTGAGCGCCAGGAGGTCTTCCTGCTCGAGGAGTGCCTCGAACCTGTCGTCGAGGGCCTCGGCCCGGGCCACGGCGACGGAGCCGTCCGCGTCCCCCTCGAGGTACGCCTCGGTGTCCTCCACGGTCAGGGCCGCGACCGCGGCAGCGAGCTCATCGAAGAGGGCCAGGTGCCCGGCCGCGCCCATCTCGCGCAGGCCCTCGCGGACGAGGCGGTCGACCTGCGCCCGCTCGTGCGCCGCGAGGGCGTACTGTGCGAAGCCGCCGTCGAGCATCTGCGCGAGGTAGAAGTCCACGTAGTAGCTGCGCAGCGCGTTCGGGGCGATCTCGCGCTCGTCGAGCAGTTCCTCGTACATGGCGTTGACGATGTCGATGTTGGCGTCCACGACGGCTTCGTCGCCGGCCGTGAGGGCCTCGGCCGGGAGGACGACGGGATGCTGGGCGGTGCTCATGCGGGGCTCCTCGCTCGTGCGGTCACTCACGCATCGAACGTACGACGCCGCCGGCACCGCGCGCGGGGCACCCCGGCCGCCGCCCGGTGAACGTTGGGCGAACCTTGGGGGTCCCGTGCCGGCCGTCAGCGCTGCGGGCGCCAGACCACGAGGGCCTGGGACCGCGGTTCGGGCCGCTGCCCGCGCGCGAGGCTCACGACGTCCCCGGCGATTCCGGCGGCGAACACGCGCCGGGCCTCGCTGGCGCGCTGCGTGTTGGCGAGCTCGGCCTGGAGCTCGGTCACGCGCGCACGCAGGGCCGCGACCTGGTTCTCGAGCTCGAGGATGCGGCGGATCCCCTCGAGGGACACGCCGTCCTTCGAGAGCCGCTGCACCTCCCGCAGCATCTCGACGTCGCGCTGGGAGTAGCGGCGCTGGCGGCCGCCCTGGCGGGACGGCGAGACGATCCCCAGACGGTCGTACTGGCGCAGCGTCTGGGGGTGCATCTCGGCCAGCTCTGCCGCCACGGAGATCACGAAGATCGGAGCGTACGGGTCGATGGCCATGGCCTAGAGCCTCGCTTTCTCCGCAAGGTGTGCGCGCGGGTCCGACTGGCCGTTCTTGGAGACGGCCTCCGCGAAGGTGCGGATGGCCTGCTCGGCCTCCTTCGAGAGGTTCTTGGGGACGACGACGTCGACGGTGACGAGGAGGTCGCCCGAGCCCTTGGAGGTCTTCACGCCGCGGCCCTTCACCCGCAGCGTCCGGCCGGAGCTCGTCCCGGCCGGGACCTTCATCTTCACGCTCGGGCCGTCCGCGGTGGGGACCTCGATCTGGGCGCCGAGGGCGGCCTCGTCGAACGTCACGGGCACGTGGATGCGGAGGTTGTCGCCCTCGCGCGTGAAGAAGTCGTGCGGTCGGACGTGGACGGTGACCATGAGGTCGCCCGGCCCGGCCGATCCGGGGCCGCCCTTGCCGCGGACGCGGACCTTCTGCCCGTCCCGGATGCCCGCGGGGATGCGGACCTCGATGACCTCGCCGTCGCGCTCGCGCAGGCCCACCGTGGTGCCGCGGATGGACCCGGCGAAGGAGATCGTGGTGCTGGCCTGGCGGTCCGCACCGCGCTGGGGCGGGGGCTGGAAGCCCGCGCCGCCGAATCCGCCGCCGCCGAAGAGGTCGGCGAACTCGGGCGGGAGGTTGCCGGTGTTGAACCCGCGCGAGTGGCGGCCGGGGCCGCCGCCGAACAGCCCGCCGAAGAGGTCCTCGAAGCCGGCCGCGCCGGCCCCGCCGCCGGGGCCGCCCGCGGAGAAGCGCGCGCCCCCCATGGCGCGGATCGCGTCGTACTGCTGGCGCTGCTCGGGGTCGGACAGGACGGAGTTGGCCTCCGTGATGTCCTTGAACTTCTTCTCGGCCTCGGCGTCACCCGGGTTCTGGTCCGGGTGGTACTTGCGGGCGAGCTTGCGGTAGGCCTTCTTGATGTCGGCCTCGGAGGCGTCCTTGGACACGCCCAGAATGGCGTAGAAGTCCTTCTCCACCCAGTCCTGACTGGCCACGAACGCTCCTTAGATCAACTGCTGCTTCAAGTGTGCACGGTTTCGGGTACAGATCTCGTCACGGATATGCCGTTTCGGGTACGCGGGCGAGGGCGCCCGCGTACCCGAAACGCCCAGAGGGCGACGAGATGCGTACCCGAAACGGGAGGGGTGGGTCAGCCCTGCGGCGTCGCCACGATCACCTGGGCCGCGCGCAGCACGCGCGCCGAGGTCCGGTAGCCCGTGCGGAGCACCTGCTGGACCGTGTCCACCTCGATGCCCTCCCCCGGCTGCTGGATGAGGGCCTCGTGGATGTTCGGGTCGAACTCGACGCCCGCCTGGTCGATCCGCTCCAGCCCCTGGCCGGCGACGATCGACTCGAGCTTGCCGGCGATCGAGGCGAACGGGCCGCCCTCCAGGTCGCCGTGGGCCCGGGCCGCGTCGATGTCGTCCAGTACCGGCAGCAGCGAGCTCAGCACACCCAACGTGGCGACCTCCCCCGCGACCGCGCGGTCGCGGTCGACCCGGCGGCGGTAGTTCACGTACTCCGCCTGGAGGCGCAGCAGGTCGTTGCGCAGCTCGGCCACCACGGCCGCCTGCC
Proteins encoded:
- a CDS encoding heat shock protein transcriptional repressor HspR translates to MAIDPYAPIFVISVAAELAEMHPQTLRQYDRLGIVSPSRQGGRQRRYSQRDVEMLREVQRLSKDGVSLEGIRRILELENQVAALRARVTELQAELANTQRASEARRVFAAGIAGDVVSLARGQRPEPRSQALVVWRPQR
- a CDS encoding DnaJ C-terminal domain-containing protein, encoding MASQDWVEKDFYAILGVSKDASEADIKKAYRKLARKYHPDQNPGDAEAEKKFKDITEANSVLSDPEQRQQYDAIRAMGGARFSAGGPGGGAGAAGFEDLFGGLFGGGPGRHSRGFNTGNLPPEFADLFGGGGFGGAGFQPPPQRGADRQASTTISFAGSIRGTTVGLRERDGEVIEVRIPAGIRDGQKVRVRGKGGPGSAGPGDLMVTVHVRPHDFFTREGDNLRIHVPVTFDEAALGAQIEVPTADGPSVKMKVPAGTSSGRTLRVKGRGVKTSKGSGDLLVTVDVVVPKNLSKEAEQAIRTFAEAVSKNGQSDPRAHLAEKARL
- a CDS encoding DMP19 family protein, producing MSTAQHPVVLPAEALTAGDEAVVDANIDIVNAMYEELLDEREIAPNALRSYYVDFYLAQMLDGGFAQYALAAHERAQVDRLVREGLREMGAAGHLALFDELAAAVAALTVEDTEAYLEGDADGSVAVARAEALDDRFEALLEQEDLLALNAAWLRGQEGLLALDEDGIEDEIARRVGLIDDLEERRAAEDRSGLGDMPDHELVIRELCDAAGHELVAVTAADAAYVHRGAEALAWRFTTDLGEYVMVEEGDEAAMVDAEDGTVLATVEFVELDEDDWTADDDADGYGAVEASRRGGPEDGRAAQTAP
- a CDS encoding nucleotide exchange factor GrpE; the protein is MAPHHGNENEHGSERPEPVIRDNRKVDPVTGQARHPEGAEASEAAPHDGHEEMQPVDEAHDSGDALAQAEQILNEAEAGEQEGQAAVVAELRNDLLRLQAEYVNYRRRVDRDRAVAGEVATLGVLSSLLPVLDDIDAARAHGDLEGGPFASIAGKLESIVAGQGLERIDQAGVEFDPNIHEALIQQPGEGIEVDTVQQVLRTGYRTSARVLRAAQVIVATPQG